The following DNA comes from Hemibagrus wyckioides isolate EC202008001 linkage group LG05, SWU_Hwy_1.0, whole genome shotgun sequence.
tccttggaccacttttgatagatactgaccactgcagactgggaacaccccacaagagctgcaccCTCCCATCCACTAGAGGTCTCTGTCTCCTGAACACTAATGCACTTTTCCAGTCATAACCAGTCTCACGTCCTGTTCTCAGTATATTATCCTATCTAGATTATTTCACTGTGATTATGAGAAGGCTGTGATCTCACTCTATCTGTATTCAATTACTTGACCTGCGTCATTCTCTTTTGCATTCAATTAtagagtgtgtttttattttaaaaaaatattaaaggcATCACTTTTATCTTTCATGAATCAAAACCATGTGGTGAAATTATTTCCAGAGTGTTGTTTATTAAGAGCAAACCTTAATATGGTCATCATTACTCCCCACGCAGGGGTCAGAAAACAACAAGCGGTGAGATAACAGGAACCCAGAAGAtgtaaacaagtaaacaagtCTCTGACGTAAACATACAAATGAATGATGAGACTTCTCATAGAGACTcgaacaaacacaaaacaggtgcaGACGGTAAACAAACCTAAATACGAACACGTGGAGCTTATCGCCACGGCAATGGCAATGCATGATAGGTAAGTaccaaaaatgtgtgtgtgttttattaaatttatttgttcttATAAGTAATCAGGATGTTAAGAGAATTACCTTGTAAGGTTTTCCTCCGTAGGAGAACGCCTCCCACATGGTGACCCCGAAGCTCCAGACATCGCCTTTACTGGAGAACTTGTGGTAGTTGATGCACTCCGGAGCGTACCATTTTAGAGGCCATTTGCCTAATGTTcgtgcctacacacacacacacacacacacacacacacacacacacagacgcacaaaCACGGATGTTTGTCTCGATTTTTTCCACCCACACACTGCTCTTTGTGGTTTGAGGGGCTGCAGAGCGTATCAGTATGAACATTCTGAGCAGCTCTTCACCTTGTAATAGTTATTGTCTGCGCCGAGCGCTTTGGAGAGTCCGAAGTCACTGATCTTGGCGTAATGTTGGTTGACCAGCAGAACGTTCCGAGCTGCCAAATCTCTGTGTACGAAGTTCTTCTCCTCCAAATACTTCATCCCCAACGAGACCTGGTGCATCAGCTCCACCACGTTATCTACCGACACCTGATctctgacaaaacacacacaagtgcatcactgattaaaaaaattagTCAATCAATCggtccatccatccgttcatccatcaattcatccatccatccatccatccatccatccagccatctatccatccagccagccatccatccatccatgcatgcatcaatccatccatccatccatccatcaatgcatacatccatccatccatgcatccatccatccatccatccatcaatgcatccatccatccatccatccatcaatctatccatccagccatccatgcatccatcaatccatccatccatccatccatcaatgcATCCATcaatgcatccatccatccatccaggaagggcatccagcataaaacctgtgccaaatgatTCAAATCATTGAATGATCCACTACAAACAGTGGACTCTGCCGTTGCGTGGGACAAATGCTaggataaaaatgaataaataaattcacacacAAGTTGGTCCTTCCTTACTTCCTGCTGGAGAGGAACTTGTTGAGCGGCCCGGCCGGTGCCATTTCCATCACCAGCATGAGCGCCTCCGCCTGGCACAGCCCGATCATGCGCACTATGTAGGGGTTATCCAGCTGGTGCATGATCTCGGCCTCGCGCATCATCTCGTCCTTCACCGACTTCTCATTCTCGCTCTTTAGGACCTTGATGGCTACGTCGATGTGTTTGCTGGGAAACAGAAAGATCCGGTAAACCCCAGAGCCTTTACCTTTTCCTTTACCTCAAAGCTTTCTCTGAGTATCCAGATGAGTCCGCAGCGCTCACCTCTTCATCTTATAGACGCCTTTCTTCACGCAGCCGAAGTTTCCCGAGCCGAGCTCCACCTCGTCCACCATCAGCTTATCACGCTTGATGAAGAGTGTCTTCTCCTGGAGCTCCTTGGGGTCGGCGTACGGGCTGACGAACTCATCGCTGTCCATCGGCAGAGCCTGGCGGTTTATCGGCCCTGTGGTCTTACACGCTCCGGGAGCTGCGAATAATCACGGAAAAACAAACGGAGCAATGAATCAACTGGAGACGagctgaaagagaaaagaaaactgggaaggagattaaaaaaagaaattgtagaagtagaagaagaagaagaagaagtagaagaaaaaggaggaggaggaagaagagtagatgtaaagaagagaaagaagaagaggaggaggaagaggaggagaagaagaaaaaaaggaggggaagaaggaggaggaggatgagcaagaggaggaggaagaagaaaatgatgaacaggaggagaaggaagagtggatgtgaagaagagaatgaaaaagaggaggaggaggagaaagaggaggaggagtggatgtgaagaagagaaaacaaagaagaggaggaggaggaggaagagtgaatgtgaagaagagaaaaaataagaagaggaggaggaggagtaggaaGAGTGGatgtgaagaagagaaagaggaagaggaggagaaggggatgtgaagaagagaaagaagaggagaaagagaaggaggaggaagaggtgatgtgaagaagagaaagaagaggaagaggaggatgaggaggaggaagaggggatgtgaagaagagaaagaagaaaaggaaaaggaggaggaggaagaggggatatgaagaagagaaagaagaggaagaggaggaggaggaggaggaagaggatttATTAATACGATTACTAATGTATTATTTAGATTCATTAATAGAACACTGGGATTTGTAGCTAAATTGAATCAACACATTCCAACAGTGTTgtgttaacacacactcacctacaggGGGCGGCGTGTAGCCATTAGAGAAGATTCTCCTctggaaaatacacacacacacacacacagacacacacacacacacacagacacacacacacagacacacacacacagagagagagtcagtgtgtgtcactCATTTATGGTAAGATCATAAGAAGAGATGAATGTCATACACACCGGTCCAGGAACGGTCGGAGTCTCTgtggagaaaaacacacacacacactttaataactcacacaccatcagacaGCTCAATGTTTCATCAATCCCACTCCCCCTCtcctcacgtgtgtgtgtgtgtttgtgtgtgtgttcatgtttttcAGTTTATCGGATAATTAGCAAGACCTTCATGACCTGATTCAGGCATCTAACATCACCTCAGAGAGTTTACATGAATGCAGttaaagagaggaggaggaggaagagaagagaaagaagagatagCAGGGTGAAAGAAAGTggaagagagaggaggaggagaagaaagaagaaggtgACATTTCGGAAtaggaagaaaaagaggaggaagaggaagagttgtgtgtgtttacagactCAGAggtggagttgtgtgtgtttacaaactTGCAGgcggagttgtgtgtgtttacagactCGGAGGCGgagctatgtgtgtgttcacagacTCGGAGgcggagttgtgtgtgtatgtgttgtgtgtttatgtaattgtgtgtgtttacagactCAGGGgcggagttgtgtgtgtttacagactCGGGGgcggagttgtgtgtgtttacagactCAGAggtggagttgtgtgtgttcacagacTCGGAggaggagctgtgtgtgttcacagacTCAGAGGCGGAgttttgtgtgtacatgttgtgtgtttgtgtaattgtgtgtgtttacagactCAGGGgcggagttgtgtgtgtttacagactCGGAGGCGgagctatgtgtgtgttcacagacTTGGAGgcggagttgtgtgtgtatgtgttgtgtgtttatgtaattgtgtgtgtttacagactCAGGGGcggagttgtgtgtgttcacagacTCGGAggaggagctgtgtgtgttcacagacTCAGAGgcggagttgtgtgtgtttacagactCAGAggtggagttgtgtgtgttcacagacTCGGAggaggagctgtgtgtgttcacagacTCAGAGGCggagttgtgtgtgtacatgttgtgtgtttgtgtaattgtgtatttGCGTCTTACGGCTTGCGTGGTTCTGGTTGAGGCAGGGTTCCCGTAGTAACGTCACCAGACCGTCTGGCTTCATTTTCAGATACTCAACGAGCTGCAACagaccaaccaaccaatcaaccgGTCAATACACATCTGTCCTGCAGTGTAGAGCAGCTGCacaattctcacacacacacacacacacgcacacacacacacacacacacactccaggtgTGTCTCCACTCACCTGCCACACCGTGTCGAACTTGGTTCCTTCAGGCATGGAGTATTTGCCGGATTTGTCGTGAAGGATCTGGTAATGGTAGGTGGTTTTCCCGTACAGCACGGACAAGGCAAAGGTGCCGGCTtcatctcgctctctcactctgcaGAGAAGAGGAAACATCATGTCTGCTTCACACAAcagttattaaaaaatacagtttATAAATAACACCGGGGCATGTTTCTGGGGTAAatgtcactgtgtgttgtgggttatacagagagagagagagagagggcaaagAGCTCGAGAAAGATCTGTCACTTGTGGTAATAATGCTTATACGACTCGGGGGGTGGGGGAGggggatgaggaggaggagaaggtgaAGTAAaatgaggagaagaagaagaagaaaaagataaagaaggaggaggaggtggaacaggaggaagaagaa
Coding sequences within:
- the LOC131352581 gene encoding tyrosine-protein kinase ZAP-70; the protein is MIDPAADLPFFYGSISRSDAEQHLKLAGMGDGLFLLRQCLRSLGGYVLSVVWNLEFYHYPVEKQMNGTYCISGGKAHCGPAELCEYYSKDADGLVCQLKKPCLRPADTPITPGVFDTLRDNMLREYVRQTWNLEGEAMEQAIISQAPQLEKLIATTAHEKMPWYHGRVPRQEGERRLYSGSQPDGKFLVRERDEAGTFALSVLYGKTTYHYQILHDKSGKYSMPEGTKFDTVWQLVEYLKMKPDGLVTLLREPCLNQNHASQTPTVPGPRRIFSNGYTPPPVAPGACKTTGPINRQALPMDSDEFVSPYADPKELQEKTLFIKRDKLMVDEVELGSGNFGCVKKGVYKMKSKHIDVAIKVLKSENEKSVKDEMMREAEIMHQLDNPYIVRMIGLCQAEALMLVMEMAPAGPLNKFLSSRKDQVSVDNVVELMHQVSLGMKYLEEKNFVHRDLAARNVLLVNQHYAKISDFGLSKALGADNNYYKARTLGKWPLKWYAPECINYHKFSSKGDVWSFGVTMWEAFSYGGKPYKKMKGPEVITFIQSGSRMDSPPGCPEPMYELMKECWTLNYEDRPGFMKVEEKMRTYYYSISKKKPTEENGEEKTPEN